A window of Nicotiana sylvestris chromosome 8, ASM39365v2, whole genome shotgun sequence genomic DNA:
aaagagaacaattcgtcgcttggcaagtggatttttcttcagtagaggagttttgtacaaaagaactccaaatCTCGGGTTATTAAGATCtgtagatgccagacaggccGCGGCTATCATgactgaagtacattctggagtctgtggaccgcacatgagtgggtatgtgctggcaaagaagattctccaggcaggttattattggctcactatggagcaagaTTGTACCAgcttcgtgcgtaaatgtcatcagtgccaagtgcatggagatttgattcattctccaccatctgaattacatacaatgtctgcaccatggccttttgttgcttgggaatagatgtcattggaccaattgagctagcaacatccaacgggcataggttcattctagtgtcCATAGATTATTTccccaagtgggttgaggctaacattcaagtctgtaaccaagaaggcggtgtttgattttgtgcactcaaatatcatttgccggtttgggataccgaaggtaatcatcatcGATAAaggtgctaatctcaatagtcatccgatgaaagaggtatgtcagcagttcaagattacacattgAAATTCTACCTcgtaccgccctaaggcaaacagagcagttgaggcggccaacaagaatataaagaagatacttcaaaaaatggtggagggttctaggcagtggcatgaaaagctaccgtttgcattgctgggttatctcactactgtccgtacttcagtggGGGCGACTccctatttgttggtgtatggcaccgaagtaGTGATACctgcagaagtggaaattccatcacTTCGAATTGTCGCAGAGGatgagatcgatgatgaggagtgggtcaaaacccgcttggaacaattgagtttgatcgataaGAAGAGATtgacagcagtgtgtcatggccagttgtatcaacaaagaatggcaagagtatacaataagaaggtgcgtccacgaaagtttgaagtgggtcagttagtattgaaacgcattcttcctcatccggttgaagcaaaaggaaaatttgtcCTAAATTGACAGGGGCCGTTCGTTgcaactagagtgttgtccaatggtgcattgtatttgacagatgtagaagtcaaatgtgtagaaatggctatcaattctgatgcagtcaagagatactatgtatgatttctttccttgattgtacttgtttgtatttggcatgtctcgaatattaaaatgacgaaggcattttgttttgctatctaaacaATTTATCcattgtcaccccttttgagccttatttgttttctttcatacccctctttcagaatcagtaacaaatatcagaaacacaagagtaaaagataagtaaaggaaggagagaaaaagagaaagaaagaatgaaaagagaaataaaagaatgaaaagaaaaaagagaggaagaaaaacaacaaaaggaaaaagaaagaaaaagagagagcaaagaaagagaaaagaaaaatcacaacaacaaagtaatttctatgacatgaactatgttcgacctgattccttttaaggatacgtaggcagcctcacggttcggtcttatcaaaataaaaatccaaaagtcccaagcaagaaactggggcagaagttgtggttgttgtaagaaatctgattccgaaagttgtaattttgaacccatttgagttgttttgagcctttttataccctttctttctaaccccatccaaaagcccacattacggtccaaagaaagaccttctgatcagtcttagagaaatgccaagtcaagcaagtagaggtgattcacatcaggggcaacactctggtccaaagagGGGAAAAAATcgaaatgagagtcttattggtgaaaaccctcacggacaCCGTAAGgcaacgggagctgagagaaatcaaaatgagagagtcttgttggtgaaaaccctcatggtcACCGTAAGTAggaagtgagttgagagatgaacggatgagagaggtctgctggtggaAACCTtccaaggcaccgcaggatgaacaggtcaggatttgggtgaagaaatcaggttatggaaatttcggggcaacaaagtatggcaactgaaagttgattggttacATAGATTGAGCCGATTAAtgcgaaatgcatgtcatgatcattggtaccaactgctccactcagataagtgtcttttctttttcctcttcagatagtcttccagttttggattttcctatccttaactctgaaagtcattgcatttcatttcttttgggtttatttctctaagaatGTTCCCAATTTCAGTTCTATTTAAGCAAATACGAAGGAATtttaaagctcactaccagcttcaagattgcaaagcacagtgcggccagagcataccaaagatagcatgatgtaaagtggggaaaagtgccagcaagagttccatcggcaaaatgatttggtaatttcatgggggatgcagaggttcagttaaaggggtcagaggtgtgaattAACGGTtcaggtatagaacactcgggtcattcaagttatggggttttgaaagtcagtcggaaagtcaagcggTCCAGGGCCAGTGcaggaagccagtcaaaacaaaacaatgcaaaagagagaccttcagcaaagaatgccatcaacaaaccaccacattttaaactgacaaaatttttctttgattaaaacaggggcaggaaatttcggttgtttcggggaaaccctccgtggagaaaggcagtcaccaaacaggtttgatttttgattttcaggaccctcctggaaaatgggacctagtttaaagttcagaaagagcataatctagcataaatgtatcccaaatataagttagcttagaagtttgcatgttcgagataggattcaattaggagtttccaggaccctcctgaatattgggatttagctttaagatttcgattagataacaacgtCTAGTTTAAATTctactgtagggtagtataattcagccataaaaattgtcacttttaagataatacttgatttttgattttcaggaccctcctagataatggggagtagtttaaagaccctcttagataacaagatttagcagaagtcacaccttagaagatataacttagatttaaaattgtcggttaattaagagttgtcaggactcccccggataatgggacctagcattcaaattcttagtaatacttagtaatgtgatttagttttacactcacatctgtgcccagccaccaaattggagcagaaaattttctttgttttttttgtctatttcattgaagtcaggagcctgcctggagagcagggaatacatgtcaagtcagtagtcaggaacccgcctgaagagtagggaatacatttcaagttagcagtcaggagcccgcctagagagaagggaatacatttcaagttagaagtcaggagatCGCCTGGAGAgttgggaatacatttcaagttcagcaatcaggagccctcctggagagcggggaatacatttcaagtttagcagtcaggagccctcctggagagcaaggaattcatttcaagttagaagtcaggagcccgcctagagagtagggaatatgttacaacccatatccacatgtgttagttcatgccatatattagttaacataaatccaagaaggaattatctttgagatgataagaagtaaatcttattggtcttaagtgatacaagagtgtataagggtgattaacaagtattagaagttaaatgaatcaaagatgttgtaactcgtattttcagataaatctagtggtgcttaatacaatcaagaggtcatgtattaaggtattttaattatataatatccgtatcataagtattgaagtcaaacgagttatgaaacaaaagtcgacaaaagttgtcgcaacttaggttcataattttacttaaacattaggtcaaatatttctaatcttttctcctaatttacaaggaattatggggtgatctaccaaccaaattaaatatctatgagtatagtttccaacgcattaaaccgttcatcgatacaatCTCGTAGTAGAGaaatattcgcattttcgcgagactgcaccaagcacctctctatggggcccactaaggcggtttaagatatttggacctatataggatgcctccaacccattttaagtcatttattctcactattttcagaccttagaaccctaggaacatcctctcaaggttctctcaagattcaagacccaaaaaaagggcaaacaacacaaatcaagtgtcgggaattccgtggcgctagtaagtctcttgttcttcttgttgttgctcatttttgtgtcgttccagctcgtgtgggaggttgttttaaagggtttatgttctgtaaatactccctcatgttcttaatatcaatcctaggtgatttcaagccttctaaagtgattctagtgccgaaaaacactaattgatcgctagtttcgcttttttgttgttgtggcagcattggagggatatttcatggaaatttaaggtcaaattggagttgttatttctgtataaaggtaaggaacctcttactctatatgtatttaagattatccaagttgcggctaagccattgaagctagaacttgtgaaatatatatcgaaaggcttggtagtaatgttattgttttgtggactgttttgcgttgctgttgggctgcgtattttactattgttttgtggagttttggaggattaagggtgtggagaaacaccaaaTATATGTatggttgtgggatgatagttattcataacatttccgggtcgtttgacacgactacggtggtcgtcgtatgtatggagtgattaggctgtgtgtggactattttgggaggctcaatatgtttattattgatgttgtttgggctgtttggtgattgttttgaatggtgtgaggtcatatatataggggaggtgctgtccgtttcatcgtaaaataggttgtggtcgatacataatagttatgacgcttaaatgataacgatagtatcgtttctcttattgtagactaaggagttttgacaattgcatagcttgagattggggaagtatatacaaggtatgtgaggctatccctttccttcttttgcacgactctgattgtacataatgtaatgaacgagcttccaagatactctactcttagaagctagcagtacttacattgttttccctcttatggaacgattgatgttaatgttgcttctcttattcttatgttatcaatgttgttggtacttcctgattcttataaggttcatagtgaagagttagtcctaataacgtgtacagaggataccgaccttacgtcactccgaaaggtttagaatgtgattccatgagtcgagcatgcattatatatatgtatctattttactctaccgagccacgctatagttggccgggtacggcacctattgtgcaaccactgatcagttgggttttaccgagctccacgtggccgggtacgattctaccgagccttatgatggccgggtacgtttttttaccgagcctattatggccgggtacgatatgatgatgatgatgcccacagaggcaaatgttttaaaggtttatgtatttatacatatgtatcatgcatttcatgtcagtagccctcagaggtactaagatgttacaggttgtatattctctatccttgcttacattactgatcgtatttatggttccctgccttacatactcagtactttattcgtactgacgtccttttatttgtggacactgcatgtcgtgctgcaggccctgatagacaggcaggtgcagctcccccaccacagtaggctgtccagttcagcggtgattggcgagatcccttctccggacttgccttggtcttggtatgcatttttgttatagacattatgggtatgtcggggccctgttccggctatgttgcagcacttatgttcctt
This region includes:
- the LOC138875881 gene encoding uncharacterized protein, which translates into the protein MVEGSRQWHEKLPFALLGYLTTVRTSVGATPYLLVYGTEVVIPAEVEIPSLRIVAEDEIDDEEWVKTRLEQLSLIDKKRLTAVCHGQLYQQRMARVYNKKVRPRKFEVGQLVLKRILPHPVEAKGKFVLN